The DNA segment GTATGACAACCGACTCGAATAGCTGGGTAGTTAATCACATGTGGATCGACTTGGGTCCAGTTCCCCAGACTAACTGGCTCGAAGTTGGCTACAAAAAGTTCTATTCCAATAGCCTAACTGGTGATTATGCAATATACGCAGATGGGCAGAATAAGAAAATGAACAATTTCGCAGTTTCGGTAGGTACTTGGTATTGGTACGAGATAGAAGATAAGAACAATGATGGCATCTGGAGTATATATCGTGGCACTTCGTCTCCGAACGTGTTCGTAGATTCATATAACTTCGCTAGATATTCAGGTACACCTAGAGCGGGATTTGAGACTAACAACACCTCTGCCGCTACAGCCGAGGCAGACATGGATCAGTTACAGTATTATTGGTTTAATTATGCACTTTGGCCTAATAATTCTGGTGGTCTAGTTCCTCACAGTCCTTACAACATTGTGGAATGCGGTGGCGACTATCACGTGAAGATCAAGAAGAATTCAGTGCCAACTTGTTAGGTGATTGAAATGAATGTAAAATCAAAAACAACGATAGGAGTAATATCTGGTGTAGCACTTGCTGTGGTAGTTTTGGCATATAGTGTGACAACTGTGCCAGTAGGACAATCATCAATAGAGCAAAAGATCCCCGATGAACAAAAAATAGTTCTTCGCCCACCTCCAACCTTAGTTCGCGAATACGGTAAACAAATCAACCTTACACAAGCAGAGGCTACAGTACCATACCACATACCCACAATTCCCAATCCACCTGAAGGGGTGAGTCTAAAGAGGGTTGCTGCTGGCAGCGCTAGTAAAATGTTCGTACTGCTTTATGCATCTGGAGAAGTTTCAGACAATGCGGATGTGAATGAGGTGTTATTTAATCAGAAGGGAATACTTGTAAGAGGAGATCCCATACCCCCTAATATAACTGAGAAAGAATCATTGGAAGCATACATAGCTGCAAGTCCAGAAACAAGAACCTTGATTAGTGTAAATGGTATTGGGGCTGTGGGAGTTGAACATGATCCGACAATTCCAAGACCCTCATACATAATTGTCTATACCAACCAAACAATGTATGCGATAGCAGCAGATATGCCTCTAGCTGACTTGATAAAATTAGCAGAATCGATGAATTTTCGCCCAGCTCCCAAGCAATAGCTACTACACATATTCATCCTTTTTTATTATATAATAGCTAACTTTGGCTATTATCCTTCAGTAGTTCCGAATAGTCAGGCAGGGTTCATGTATCGCAAGCGATAATTCAAGAAAGCGTTCAGAGAGGAGCTTCCGTATCACAAGCGATCTAGTGCTTAATTTCTGCCATTCGGAACTACTGCCTTATCTGGATTAGAACCGCAGTGATATATCTGATTTTGATGAGATAAATCTCTAGTCCTTAATCAACCGACTTTTTCGCTTCCCACATTCTTTGCTCACCTTCTGCAGCGACGCATAGTTTCTTGAAATTAGTCGACCTAATGTGAAACATAATATGTCAACCTCAACAAACTTCAAACAAAACTTGTTGCATACAATCATCAATCTCATCTGTGAAATGCCTGTGGATAAAGCAACCTTTCGCTGAGCTAATCGCAGCAGGCAAAAAGACTATCGAGCTAAGAACATG comes from the Nitrososphaerales archaeon genome and includes:
- a CDS encoding DUF4367 domain-containing protein, with amino-acid sequence MNVKSKTTIGVISGVALAVVVLAYSVTTVPVGQSSIEQKIPDEQKIVLRPPPTLVREYGKQINLTQAEATVPYHIPTIPNPPEGVSLKRVAAGSASKMFVLLYASGEVSDNADVNEVLFNQKGILVRGDPIPPNITEKESLEAYIAASPETRTLISVNGIGAVGVEHDPTIPRPSYIIVYTNQTMYAIAADMPLADLIKLAESMNFRPAPKQ